One genomic segment of Desulfomicrobium sp. ZS1 includes these proteins:
- a CDS encoding hybrid sensor histidine kinase/response regulator: protein MTVAVLAFLILLPLCFIGLSPVWAAEVCVLDAEKEDHDLRPFMEFMADADRSLSIDQAASPALADRFGLPPKGHFNFGFTPSALWFRFTIIENQTKSKEGALPSLWIFDPGWQFYDTIDLYVPDPDAAGGWRTYSAGRLPSISGAPDKRFFKLPVGLGEPTTCYLRVTGIRPIMVVPHLASLDSTLRVNGFKTLGIALLIGFFATLMLGNLAIYLYTGNSKYKWFVLSNLTFASFVATTNYQHLFVVKNLPTVIMAVGLVGQAIVATTVRTFFEISRHNKKLNMILLAAIWAVLGVAASAFFVSEEIHPKLSIYAVMPTTVIVFWACFDCLKRDKVPALIFMGAWLGATLAAFTYNWAIKGGLSFVHPSFMWVSFVGEAMCMSILLAYNIETLSAKRQAAEAMAQTRSSFLASMSHEIRTPMTAVLGFLNLSLHLGAQGQLRQYLLKINAAANHLMGIINDILDLAKIEAGKVELEANPFEVETLLQDTADLLVSGAFENGNELVVSVQPGLPRRVKGDSLRLKQVLLNLGSNAVKFTHGGTVRLAVHAAADATPVHDAVSLRFEVSDTGIGIDPTVLPRLFTSFEQADTSTARVYGGSGLGLSISRKLVQIMGGDISVRSRPGEGSIFEFTVVFGPDPKGEVRGEANAADHGSLNVLVVENNPASRAAMEEVATCLGLRHRFAGTAAEASQLGDAENFDLILVDWNLPDMIGPEAVTLLRSSERTARVPVALMASPARPEMENLRLQGSGVQSILAKPFTASAVEGLLRQIASSDKSAAVAGPDTLADAPCNLEQAQGLHVLLAEDNLFNQELLGVILTEAGVEMEIANNGAEAVRRVKEGGTPLDVVLMDVHMPVMDGFKATRTIRNDQRFSGLPIIAMTADITAEDRARCIEAGMDDHLTKPVDTDELFRILVKWGRKAQRAQSGQRHE, encoded by the coding sequence CCATCATTGAAAATCAAACGAAGTCGAAAGAAGGTGCGTTGCCGTCTCTGTGGATTTTTGACCCAGGCTGGCAGTTCTACGACACCATCGATCTCTATGTGCCGGATCCGGATGCGGCGGGCGGGTGGCGGACCTACTCCGCCGGTCGTCTGCCTTCCATTTCGGGAGCGCCGGACAAACGGTTCTTCAAGCTTCCTGTGGGACTTGGCGAGCCCACCACCTGCTACCTTCGAGTCACCGGGATCCGGCCGATCATGGTGGTCCCACATCTCGCGTCCCTCGACAGCACCCTGCGCGTCAACGGCTTCAAGACGCTGGGCATCGCCCTTCTGATCGGCTTTTTCGCCACGCTCATGCTCGGCAACCTGGCCATTTACCTCTATACCGGCAACAGCAAATACAAATGGTTCGTGCTCAGCAACCTGACCTTCGCCAGTTTCGTCGCCACCACCAACTACCAGCATCTCTTTGTGGTCAAAAACCTCCCGACGGTCATCATGGCGGTGGGTCTGGTGGGCCAGGCCATCGTCGCCACGACGGTCAGGACATTTTTCGAAATCTCCCGGCACAACAAAAAGCTCAATATGATCCTCCTGGCCGCCATCTGGGCGGTCCTTGGCGTCGCGGCCTCAGCGTTCTTCGTATCTGAGGAGATCCACCCGAAGCTGTCCATATACGCGGTCATGCCCACCACGGTGATCGTGTTCTGGGCCTGCTTCGACTGCCTCAAGCGCGACAAGGTGCCGGCCCTGATTTTCATGGGTGCCTGGCTCGGGGCGACTCTTGCCGCTTTCACTTACAACTGGGCCATCAAAGGAGGCCTTTCCTTCGTCCACCCCTCCTTCATGTGGGTGTCCTTCGTGGGCGAGGCAATGTGCATGTCCATCCTGCTGGCCTACAACATCGAGACCCTGTCGGCGAAGCGTCAGGCCGCCGAGGCCATGGCCCAGACAAGATCCTCATTTCTGGCCAGCATGAGCCATGAGATCCGCACGCCCATGACCGCAGTTTTGGGTTTTTTGAACCTTTCCCTGCACTTAGGGGCGCAGGGGCAGCTGCGGCAATACCTGCTGAAGATAAACGCCGCGGCCAACCACTTGATGGGAATCATCAACGACATCCTGGATTTGGCCAAAATAGAGGCCGGCAAGGTGGAACTGGAGGCAAATCCTTTCGAAGTGGAGACACTGCTGCAGGACACCGCCGACCTCCTGGTTTCGGGGGCCTTCGAAAATGGCAACGAGTTGGTGGTCTCGGTGCAGCCGGGGCTTCCCCGACGCGTGAAGGGCGATTCTCTGCGGCTCAAGCAGGTTCTGCTCAACCTGGGCAGCAACGCCGTGAAGTTCACCCATGGCGGCACGGTTCGGCTGGCCGTGCACGCTGCTGCGGATGCGACGCCGGTTCACGACGCGGTCAGCCTGCGCTTTGAAGTGAGCGACACGGGCATCGGCATTGACCCTACTGTGCTGCCGCGCCTGTTCACCTCCTTTGAGCAGGCCGACACGTCGACGGCCCGCGTGTACGGCGGCAGCGGCCTTGGACTGAGCATCAGCCGCAAGCTGGTGCAGATCATGGGTGGAGACATCTCGGTACGGAGTCGGCCGGGAGAAGGGTCGATCTTCGAATTCACGGTCGTGTTCGGTCCGGATCCGAAAGGCGAGGTCCGAGGCGAAGCAAACGCCGCAGACCATGGTTCCCTGAACGTGCTGGTGGTCGAAAACAATCCGGCCAGCCGGGCGGCCATGGAAGAAGTCGCGACCTGTCTCGGCCTGCGGCACAGGTTCGCAGGGACGGCGGCGGAGGCGTCTCAGCTGGGGGATGCGGAAAATTTCGACCTGATCCTTGTTGACTGGAACCTGCCGGACATGATTGGGCCCGAGGCGGTCACGCTTCTGCGCTCTTCCGAGCGCACGGCCCGCGTGCCGGTGGCGCTCATGGCCAGCCCGGCGCGGCCCGAAATGGAAAATCTGCGTCTGCAGGGATCTGGCGTCCAAAGTATTTTGGCCAAGCCGTTCACAGCCTCGGCGGTGGAGGGTCTGCTCCGGCAGATCGCCTCCAGTGACAAATCCGCAGCCGTGGCAGGCCCGGACACCCTTGCCGACGCGCCATGCAATCTGGAGCAGGCGCAGGGCTTGCACGTCCTCTTGGCGGAAGACAACCTGTTCAATCAGGAACTGCTGGGCGTGATTCTGACCGAAGCCGGGGTGGAGATGGAGATCGCGAACAACGGCGCTGAAGCCGTACGCCGGGTGAAGGAAGGAGGAACACCCCTGGATGTGGTGCTCATGGACGTGCACATGCCGGTGATGGATGGATTCAAGGCCACGCGGACCATCCGGAACGACCAGCGCTTCAGCGGTCTGCCCATCATCGCCATGACCGCCGACATTACGGCCGAGGACAGAGCGCGGTGCATTGAAGCGGGCATGGATGACCACCTGACCAAGCCGGTGGACACCGATGAACTTTTCAGAATCCTGGTCAAGTGGGGGCGCAAGGCCCAGAGAGCCCAGAGTGGACAGCGCCATGAATGA